A genomic window from Lycium barbarum isolate Lr01 chromosome 4, ASM1917538v2, whole genome shotgun sequence includes:
- the LOC132638221 gene encoding probable aspartic proteinase GIP2, with protein MTLFPMSSSGYYLFHCFFLLITFTNCLAKTSFQPKTLFLLVKKDPSSLQYITQIHQRTPLAPLKLALHLGGECLWVDCEKGYKSSTYKQALCNSNQCNLARSTTCGNCYENNTRPGCNNNACYNVVSNPAMDNTAISDEGEIAEDVLSIRSINGSIRGPVATVPSFVFSCATSTLTQNLGKKVKGMVGFGQQSPVSFATQFASIFRFSRQFAICLSSSTERKGVIFIGHSPYFFSLAFDASQDLIYTPIITHPRYITITYPHYVRIKRDSPEYYIQVSSVRINGKKLPLNKTLLSLDENEEGGTRISTAVPYTELEGSIYSVVSKAFINEMPKEVKMVRPVQPFKTCFNSTYIGMSRLGYNAPEINLVFHKPNVYWTIIGANSLVRVSDGVICLAFVERSKASGQAIVIGGYQMQDNLVEFDLSRGRIGFSNSLFFRQTMCSNHNYA; from the coding sequence ATGACATTATTTCCTATGTCGTCGTCCGGGTACTATCTCTTCCACTGTTTTTTTCTTCTCATCACATTCACTAATTGTCTAGCAAAAACCAGTTTCCAGCCGAAAACTTTATTCCTCTTAGTCAAGAAAGACCCATCCAGCCTACAATACATTACTCAAATTCACCAAAGGACACCTCTTGCCCCTCTTAAACTAGCCCTCCATCTAGGTGGTGAATGCCTATGGGTAGATTGTGAAAAAGGGTACAAAAGTTCCACTTACAAGCAAGCTCTTTGCAATTCAAATCAATGTAATCTTGCTAGGTCAACAACATGTGGAAATTGTTACGAAAATAACACACGTCCAGGTTGCAACAACAACGCGTGTTATAACGTTGTTTCAAATCCAGCTATGGATAATACTGCTATCTCTGATGAAGGTGAAATCGCCGAGGATGTTTTGTCAATTCGATCAATTAACGGATCCATTCGAGGCCCTGTTGCAACTGTGCCAAGTTTTGTCTTTAGTTGCGCTACATCCACTTTAACACAAAATCTAGGCAAAAAAGTTAAGGGAATGGTTGGTTTTGGGCAGCAGAGTCCTGTATCCTTTGCTACTCAATTTGCATCAATTTTTAGATTCAGCAGACAGTTTGCCATTTGCTTGAGCTCGTCGACTGAACGAAAAGGGGTAATTTTCATCGGACATAGCCCTTATTTCTTTAGCCTTGCCTTTGACGCATCACAAGATCTTATCTATACACCTATAATTACCCACCCGCGTTATATTACCATTACCTACCCACATTATGTACGCATCAAGCGCGACTCACCAGAGTATTACATTCAAGTTTCTTCGGTTAGGATTAATGGGAAAAAATTGCCACTCAATAAAACGTTACTCTCGTtggatgaaaatgaagaaggtgGGACAAGAATCAGCACGGCCGTTCCTTACACTGAATTGGAGGGTTCTATTTACAGTGTTGTAAGTAAAGCTTTTATTAATGAGATGCCAAAAGAGGTGAAAATGGTCCGTCCAGTGCAACCTTTTAAAACTTGCTTCAACTCGACATATATTGGTATGTCACGGCTAGGTTACAATGCACCTGAAATTAATCTCGTTTTCCACAAGCCAAATGTTTATTGGACAATTATCGGAGCAAATTCATTAGTAAGAGTTAGCGATGGTGTCATATGTCTAGCGTTTGTTGAACGGAGCAAAGCATCTGGACAAGCAATTGTTATTGGTGGATATCAAATGCAGGACAATCTTGTGGAATTTGATCTTTCGAGAGGAAGAATAGGTTTCAGTAACTCACTATTTTTCCGTCAAACTATGTGTTCAAATCACAACTATGCTTAG
- the LOC132637191 gene encoding uncharacterized protein LOC132637191, producing MDLNVYPQVDGPWCLGGDFNVILDPLEKLGGKPHRMYKSLEFSSCMDNCELTDLGYVGPRFTWCNNRRPVKMIWKRLDRVFVNEFWQKLKILSKKLGQWSREVIGNVYDEVNVWEAQMQDLENMDRSLNTEKTREELNKGNAEYIRWLDMQDKLLKQKAHIKRADDGDRNNKYFHCLIRDRRRRFQLHRIKNSTGNWVQGNEGIAKVAIHHFEHMFNLNHNFTDHNILNVIPECITTRKRLISDQHLVTG from the exons ATGGACCTTAATGTTTACCCTCAGGTGGATGGACCTTGGTGTCTTGGTGGTGACTTTAATGTCATACTTGACCCTTTGGAGAAGCTTGGTGGAAAACCTCATAGAATGTATAAGAGCCTAGAGTTCAGCAGCTGCATGGACAATTGTGAGCTTACTGATTTGGGCTATGTGGGACCAAGATTCACTTGGTGCAATAATAGGAGGCCAGTGAAAATGATCTGGAAAAGACTTGATAGAGTCTTTGTCAATGAATTTTGG CAAAAACTCAAAATACTCAGTAAAAAGCTCGGTCAATGGTCTAGGGAAGTGATTGGCAATGTTTATGATGAAGTCAATGTATGGGAAGCCCAGATGCAAGACCTAGAAAACATGGATAGATCTCTTAACACTGAGAAAACTAGAGAAGAGCTTAATAAGGGCAATGCTGAATATATTAGATGGTTGGATATGCAAGACAAACTTCTTAAGCAAAAAGCTCATATCAAAAGGGCTGATGATGGAGATAGAAACAACAAATACTTTCATTGCTTGATCAGAGATAGAAGAAGAAGGTTTCAACTGCATAGAATAAAAAATAGTACTGGCAATTGGGTTCAAGGAAATGAGGGTATTGCTAAGGTTGCCATACATCATTTTGAGCATATGTTCAATCTCAACCACAATTTTACTGATCATAATATCCTTAATGTGATCCCTGAATgtatcactacaagaaaaaggcTTATTAGCGATCAACATTTAGTGACGGGTTAA
- the LOC132637192 gene encoding uncharacterized protein LOC132637192, with protein MSPLSATGPDGYNGKFFQKCWDIIQEDIKNMVHAFFYGRNLTKFFSYTCLVLIPKVESPSNFGDLRPISLSNFTAKIISKILSIKLNHLLDKIISEKQSGFVKGRLVTENVLLAQELAQGVSQSNHGGNMIIKLDMAKAYDRMSWDFLLAVMRKFVFSDSWNTLIRILISDVWLYHNDRFVPFSMNPNGPSINHLAYADDIVIFTGGNNRSIKLILKQIKRINRMRSATDFMNKDFLFNYLGYPIYVGKKRNSYFDNMLAKIIKKLNGWQSKMLSFGGRIVLIKSALQVIPTYILSAIQPPKGIIKLMEKHFCNFLWGSKEGKNKYHWSSWENLCYPKDESGIGIRRMQEISDTFTFKRWWRLRTQSTL; from the exons ATGAGCCCTTTAAGTGCTACTGGCCCTGATGGATACAATggcaaattctttcaaaagtgtTGGGATATCATTCAGGAGGATATCAAAAACATGGTTCATGCCTTCTTCTATGGAAGGAATTTGACCAAGTTCTTTTCATATACTTGTTTGGTTCTAATTCCCAAGGTAGAGTCTCCTTCTAACTTTGGAGATCTAAGACCAATTAGTCTTAGTAACTTCACAGCTAAGATCATCTCCAAGATCCTTTCAATCAAGCTGAATCATTTACTTGATAAGATTATCTCTGAAAAACAGTCTGGCTTTGTCAAAGGCAGACTCGTCACTGAAAATGTTCTCCTAGCACAAGAACTAGCCCAAGGGGTGTCTCAGAGTAACCATGGAGGCAACATGATCATCAAACTGGATATGGCTAAAGCCTATGACAGAATGTCATGGGATTTTCTATTGGCAGTTATGAGAAAATTTGTTTTTTCTGACAGCTGGAACACTCTTATTAGAATTCTCATATCTGATGTGTG GCTATATCACAATGATAGATTTGTTCCCTTCAGCATGAATCCCAATGGTCCTAGTATCAACCACCTGGCCTATGCTGATGACATAGTAATTTTCACTGGTGGAAACAATAGATCAATCAAACTCATTTTGAAGCAAATCAAGAG GATCAATAGGATGAGAAGTGCTACTGATTTCATGAATAAGGATTTCCTTTTTAACTATCTTGGATACCCCATATATGTGGGAAAGAAAAGAAATTCCTATTTTGATAATATGTTAGCCAAAATCATCAAAAAGCTTAATGGGTGGCAAAGCAAGATGTTGTCTTTTGGGGGTAGAATTGTCCTCATTAAAAGTGCCCTGCAAGTTATTCCAACTTACATTCTCTCTGCAATACAACCTCCTAAAGGCATTATCAAGCTCATGGAGAAACACTTTTGTAACTTCCTTTGGGGTTCCAAAGAAGGTAAAAACAAGTATCACTGGAGTTCATGGGAGAATTTATGTTatccaaaagatgaaagtggTATTGGAATAAGAAGAATGCAGGAAATCTCTGATACTTTCACTTTTAAAAGATGGTGGAGATTGAGAACTCAATCTACACTCTAG